The following are encoded in a window of Armatimonadota bacterium genomic DNA:
- a CDS encoding menaquinone biosynthesis decarboxylase encodes MAFAHFQEFLQQLEQAGELKRVTEPVDPYLEITEIADRVMKSPGGGSALLFEHPKGSDIPVAINCFGSRARMSLALGAADLDDIADELAALLKPEMPAGVLNKARAAWPRLKTLMTLPPRRASGPGRCQEVVNLGADVDLTKLPVLTCWPQDGGPYITLPLVFTHDPLTGSRNVGMYRIQVFDARTVAMHWQMHKVGAEHARRRAEQGGKIQVAVALGGDPALTYAATAPLPPGIDEMLFAGFLRHKPVSLVRAKTVEIDVPADAEIVIEGEIDPAETRMEGPFGDHTGYYSLADLYPVLHVSAITMCRAPVYPATIVGRPPMEDAWLGKATERIFLPLLRLTLPEVVDMNLPPEGIFHNIVLVSIRKRYPGHAFKVMYALWGLGQAMLSKMIFVFDAEVDVQNVQECLWRLGNNIDPERDTVIVRGPIDVLDHSSRALGFGSKIGFDCTKKLPAEGFDREWPDVIEMSPEIKTRVDRLWPKLKL; translated from the coding sequence ATGGCCTTTGCGCACTTTCAGGAGTTTTTGCAGCAGCTGGAGCAGGCCGGTGAGCTTAAACGCGTCACCGAGCCGGTCGATCCGTACCTGGAGATCACCGAAATTGCCGATCGCGTGATGAAGTCGCCCGGCGGCGGTTCCGCTCTGCTGTTCGAGCATCCCAAGGGCAGCGACATTCCGGTAGCGATCAACTGCTTCGGCTCCCGCGCCCGCATGAGTCTGGCGCTGGGCGCGGCTGACCTGGATGATATTGCGGATGAGTTAGCCGCGCTGCTGAAGCCCGAGATGCCGGCGGGAGTCCTTAACAAGGCGCGAGCCGCCTGGCCTCGCCTCAAAACGTTGATGACGCTGCCGCCACGCCGCGCGAGCGGCCCCGGACGCTGCCAGGAGGTTGTCAATCTTGGCGCGGATGTCGACCTGACCAAGCTGCCGGTCCTGACCTGCTGGCCACAGGATGGTGGCCCGTACATCACCTTGCCGCTGGTCTTCACGCACGACCCACTGACCGGCAGCCGCAACGTGGGTATGTACCGGATCCAGGTGTTTGATGCCCGAACGGTGGCGATGCACTGGCAGATGCACAAGGTCGGCGCCGAACACGCGCGACGGCGCGCGGAACAAGGCGGCAAGATCCAGGTTGCCGTGGCGCTCGGTGGAGACCCGGCCTTGACCTACGCAGCAACCGCGCCCCTGCCGCCCGGAATCGACGAGATGCTGTTCGCCGGGTTTTTGCGCCATAAGCCCGTATCGCTGGTTCGGGCCAAGACGGTGGAGATCGATGTGCCGGCCGACGCGGAGATTGTAATCGAAGGGGAGATCGACCCGGCGGAGACCCGAATGGAGGGGCCGTTTGGCGATCATACGGGGTACTACTCACTGGCCGACCTCTATCCCGTGCTGCATGTATCTGCGATTACAATGTGCCGGGCTCCCGTGTATCCCGCAACGATTGTGGGGCGTCCGCCGATGGAAGATGCCTGGTTGGGCAAAGCCACGGAGCGCATCTTTCTGCCGCTGCTGCGACTCACACTGCCCGAAGTAGTGGATATGAATCTGCCGCCCGAAGGTATCTTCCACAATATCGTGCTCGTCTCAATCCGAAAGCGATATCCCGGGCACGCTTTCAAAGTGATGTACGCCCTGTGGGGGCTTGGCCAGGCGATGCTCTCAAAAATGATCTTCGTCTTCGATGCCGAGGTCGACGTTCAAAACGTGCAGGAGTGCCTGTGGCGGCTGGGCAACAACATCGATCCGGAGCGCGACACAGTGATTGTTCGCGGTCCCATCGATGTTCTCGATCACAGTTCGCGGGCGCTCGGCTTCGGAAGCAAAATAGGCTTTGATTGTACAAAGAAGCTTCCCGCCGAGGGCTTCGATCGCGAGTGGCCGGATGTTATCGAGATGTCGCCTGAGATTAAGACGCGCGTCGACAGGCTCTGGCCCAAACTGAAGCTGTAA
- the proS gene encoding proline--tRNA ligase has product MPKETITPRAADYSQWYLDIVRAADLSENSGVRGCMIIKPYGFAIWELVRDALDARIKATGHVNAYFPLLIPMSYLTKEAEHVAGFAPEAWEVTRGGGEPLPETYVIRPTSETIIGEAFSRWIKSWRDLPMLVNQWANVMRWEMRTRPFLRTSEFLWQEGHTAHVTEEEAERETLMVLNDVYAETVENVMALPVLKGMKTEKEKFAGAVRTYTIEAMMQDGKALQSGTSHNLGQNFARSFDMKYLSSANTEEYCWTTSWGVSTRLIGALIMAHSDDEGLVLPPAVAPIQVVIVPLWRSDAEREQTVAAARRLGGDAGNRFRWHVDDRENLSPGFKYNEWEVKGVPVRVELGPRDLASGSVMVARRDLPGRDGKQPFPLETATERIEALLTDIQASIYKRALDFRTSHTFEVETLSEFSDAIESGFAACWFDGDSGAEDEIQTRWKATVRLLPLEPPQGQGACFYTGRRTTRRAVFARSY; this is encoded by the coding sequence ATGCCCAAAGAAACGATAACTCCGCGAGCAGCCGACTACTCGCAATGGTACCTGGACATTGTGCGGGCGGCCGACCTGTCGGAAAACTCCGGTGTGCGCGGCTGTATGATTATCAAGCCGTACGGCTTCGCCATCTGGGAGCTTGTTCGCGATGCGCTGGATGCGCGGATTAAAGCCACGGGGCACGTGAACGCCTATTTTCCCCTTCTCATACCGATGAGCTATTTGACGAAGGAGGCGGAGCACGTGGCCGGCTTCGCTCCGGAGGCCTGGGAGGTCACGCGAGGAGGTGGCGAACCGCTTCCGGAGACCTATGTGATTCGACCCACTTCGGAAACGATCATCGGCGAGGCCTTTTCGCGCTGGATCAAGTCGTGGCGCGATCTGCCGATGCTGGTCAATCAGTGGGCCAACGTCATGCGCTGGGAGATGCGGACGCGGCCGTTTCTGCGCACTTCGGAGTTCCTCTGGCAGGAGGGCCATACGGCGCATGTAACCGAGGAGGAGGCAGAGCGGGAAACGCTGATGGTCCTCAATGACGTGTACGCCGAGACTGTTGAGAACGTGATGGCGCTTCCGGTATTGAAGGGCATGAAGACCGAGAAGGAGAAGTTTGCCGGCGCGGTTCGGACCTACACGATTGAGGCGATGATGCAGGATGGCAAGGCGCTGCAATCGGGCACCAGCCACAACCTGGGGCAGAACTTTGCGCGCTCGTTTGACATGAAATACCTCTCTTCAGCAAATACCGAGGAGTATTGCTGGACGACTTCATGGGGCGTATCAACGCGGCTGATCGGCGCCCTCATCATGGCCCACAGCGACGACGAGGGTTTGGTGCTTCCGCCGGCTGTGGCGCCTATCCAGGTTGTGATCGTCCCATTGTGGCGAAGTGACGCGGAGCGCGAACAGACGGTCGCGGCTGCGCGCCGACTTGGAGGTGATGCGGGGAATCGCTTCCGGTGGCATGTCGACGACCGCGAAAACCTGTCACCCGGCTTCAAATACAATGAGTGGGAGGTCAAGGGAGTACCGGTACGCGTGGAACTGGGTCCGCGCGACCTGGCATCCGGGAGCGTCATGGTCGCCCGACGTGACCTACCCGGTCGCGACGGCAAGCAGCCATTTCCGCTGGAGACGGCGACCGAGCGCATTGAGGCGCTGTTGACCGATATCCAGGCCAGCATCTACAAGCGCGCGCTCGATTTCCGAACCTCGCACACGTTTGAGGTCGAAACGCTTTCCGAATTCTCCGACGCAATCGAGAGCGGTTTTGCCGCCTGCTGGTTTGACGGCGATAGCGGGGCGGAGGATGAAATCCAAACGCGCTGGAAGGCGACGGTTCGCCTCTTGCCGCTGGAGCCGCCTCAAGGCCAAGGAGCTTGCTTCTATACCGGACGGAGAACCACACGGCGGGCCGTCTTCGCGAGGTCGTATTAG
- a CDS encoding UbiX family flavin prenyltransferase — translation MVESAGVTDKRLVVAITGASGAAYARRLLQVTAELYSEVYVTMTAQAVQVAQQELLVQLDADTPDMELLLGAPCPNVIPVAGRDYFSPPASGSFRHDGMVVVPCSMGTLGRIANGISNDLITRAADVCLKERRKLILVPRESPVNLVQLRNMTAVTEAGAVVLPASPGFYNRPTSVDDLVDHVVDRILMQLGVSRRLSPEWQHPNN, via the coding sequence GTGGTTGAGTCTGCCGGTGTCACAGACAAGCGCCTGGTGGTTGCAATCACCGGCGCGAGTGGCGCCGCCTACGCGCGCCGGCTGCTTCAGGTCACAGCCGAACTCTACTCCGAAGTGTACGTTACCATGACCGCGCAGGCGGTTCAAGTAGCCCAGCAGGAACTGCTCGTTCAGCTGGACGCTGACACGCCGGATATGGAACTGCTCCTGGGCGCGCCCTGCCCCAATGTGATCCCGGTCGCCGGCAGAGACTACTTTTCACCGCCGGCAAGTGGCTCGTTCCGGCACGACGGCATGGTGGTGGTACCTTGCTCGATGGGCACACTGGGACGCATCGCCAACGGCATCAGCAACGACCTGATTACGCGCGCAGCCGACGTGTGCCTGAAGGAGCGGCGTAAACTCATCCTGGTACCGCGGGAATCGCCGGTCAATCTCGTCCAGCTTCGCAATATGACGGCGGTGACCGAAGCCGGCGCAGTGGTGCTTCCGGCTTCCCCGGGCTTTTACAATCGACCCACCTCGGTCGATGATCTGGTCGATCACGTGGTCGACCGGATTCTGATGCAGTTGGGCGTTTCCCGCCGGCTTTCTCCAGAATGGCAACATCCCAACAACTAG
- the ubiA gene encoding putative 4-hydroxybenzoate polyprenyltransferase, translating into MRQLLELVKFEHTVFALPFALIAFDLAWRLPHPQRPITAALLWIVTAMAAARTGAMAFNRLADSRLDARNPRTAGRHLPAGILTAPQVWLLFTLAVAMFEGAAWQLNWLCLELSPIAWILLLGYSYSKRFTWLCHFWLGAAIGLAPSAVWIAVTGSVALTPLLLSATVMLWIGGFDILYSLQDLEHDRNAPVYSLPKQFGPARALAVSRTMHAMMVLLLVWLGWAAHLHLIYAVGVVVTAGLVFYEQLLVKADDFSRLNLAFFTLNGWVSVCLLVFVWLDTLVKLPR; encoded by the coding sequence ATGCGGCAGCTGCTGGAGCTGGTAAAGTTTGAGCATACGGTCTTCGCACTTCCTTTTGCATTGATTGCCTTTGACCTTGCGTGGCGGCTGCCACATCCACAGCGCCCCATCACCGCGGCTTTGCTCTGGATTGTGACAGCGATGGCTGCAGCTAGAACCGGTGCAATGGCGTTCAACCGCCTGGCGGATTCACGGCTGGATGCCCGTAATCCCCGTACAGCCGGCCGTCACCTGCCAGCCGGAATACTGACGGCTCCGCAGGTCTGGCTGCTTTTCACGCTGGCGGTGGCCATGTTTGAAGGTGCCGCATGGCAGCTCAATTGGCTCTGTCTGGAACTATCGCCGATCGCCTGGATCCTGCTGCTCGGTTACTCCTACAGCAAGCGGTTCACCTGGTTGTGCCACTTCTGGTTAGGCGCCGCGATCGGGCTCGCGCCCTCGGCCGTATGGATCGCCGTGACCGGGTCTGTAGCGCTCACACCGTTGCTGCTGTCGGCCACAGTGATGCTCTGGATCGGTGGATTCGATATTCTCTACTCCCTTCAGGATTTAGAGCATGATCGGAACGCTCCAGTCTACTCGCTGCCGAAGCAATTTGGTCCGGCGCGAGCGCTGGCTGTATCGCGCACGATGCACGCGATGATGGTTCTGCTTTTGGTATGGCTGGGCTGGGCCGCGCACCTGCACCTGATTTACGCCGTAGGTGTCGTGGTGACGGCCGGATTGGTGTTCTACGAGCAACTGCTGGTGAAGGCAGACGACTTTAGCCGATTGAACCTGGCCTTCTTCACTCTCAACGGTTGGGTCAGCGTTTGCCTGCTGGTATTCGTTTGGCTGGATACCCTCGTAAAGCTGCCGAGGTGA
- a CDS encoding menaquinone biosynthesis protein — protein sequence MTLRIGCVPYLNARPLVDYFDGPESPQGCELITAPPSQLALMLRAGFLDVANVSTFEALRLPGLRIVPGISVSADGPVKSVRLFHRRPLPDLETVALDSSSLTSAALIRLLLSDMYGCNPAYRSAEPDLPRMLAAHDAALLIGDLQLFHNLSGVGVFDLGAGWKQMTGLPFVYALWLAREEAATSGLTTLLQASRDWGCTHLDAIADRWSCRLGLPPEQVHDYFDHVMHYGLGPERAAAILEYQQRLHRAGLIARCDPLKFAPEAASVPGVAATAR from the coding sequence GTGACTCTGCGAATCGGCTGTGTTCCGTATCTCAACGCCCGGCCACTGGTCGACTACTTCGATGGGCCCGAATCTCCACAAGGATGCGAGTTGATAACCGCGCCACCTTCGCAGCTGGCATTGATGCTGCGAGCGGGATTTCTGGACGTCGCGAACGTCTCCACATTTGAGGCGCTCCGCCTGCCTGGCCTTCGGATCGTACCGGGCATATCGGTCTCTGCCGATGGACCGGTGAAAAGCGTACGCCTTTTTCACCGTCGGCCCCTACCGGACCTGGAAACCGTTGCGCTCGACTCCAGTTCGCTGACCTCGGCAGCATTGATCCGCCTGTTGTTGAGCGATATGTACGGCTGCAATCCGGCGTACCGGAGTGCCGAGCCAGACTTGCCACGAATGCTGGCAGCACACGACGCAGCGTTACTGATTGGCGACCTCCAGCTATTTCACAACCTTTCCGGCGTCGGTGTATTCGACCTTGGCGCGGGATGGAAGCAGATGACCGGCCTTCCGTTTGTCTATGCGCTCTGGTTGGCGCGCGAGGAGGCAGCGACATCCGGATTGACAACGCTTCTCCAGGCATCACGTGACTGGGGCTGCACGCACCTGGATGCCATCGCCGACCGCTGGTCGTGCCGGCTCGGTTTGCCACCTGAGCAAGTGCACGACTATTTCGACCACGTCATGCACTACGGGCTTGGTCCGGAGCGCGCTGCCGCCATTCTGGAGTACCAGCAGCGCCTGCACCGTGCCGGCCTCATTGCCCGCTGCGACCCGCTGAAGTTCGCACCCGAGGCTGCATCGGTACCGGGAGTTGCTGCCACGGCTCGCTAA
- the aroF gene encoding 3-deoxy-7-phosphoheptulonate synthase, with the protein MMILMAAEASAAEISQVIERIQAHQLNALRLPGDVHVAIGISSAIPPELREPLTGILQALPGVESVIQISRPYKLASREFRQADTIAAIRDVRIGGSRCVVIAGPCSVESHEQIFGAAEAVKAAGAVMLRGGAYKPRTSPYAFQGLGKEGLELLQAAGERYGLATVTEVMSPEDVGLVADHADMLQIGARNMQNYALLVAVGKRGHPTLLKRGPSASLDEFLLAAEYLLHHGCTNVVLCERGIHPLDRTHTRNTLDLNAVPVLKQLTHLPVLVDPSHGTGISRLVSPMARAAIAAGADGLIVEVHPSPREALSDGAQSLAPAQFKELMTQVARVAQAIDRSL; encoded by the coding sequence ATGATGATTTTGATGGCCGCCGAAGCAAGCGCGGCTGAGATATCGCAGGTTATTGAGCGCATTCAAGCCCACCAGCTGAACGCTCTGCGTCTGCCGGGCGACGTCCATGTGGCGATTGGTATCTCGAGTGCGATTCCGCCGGAGCTGCGCGAGCCCCTCACCGGCATCCTTCAGGCTCTGCCGGGCGTTGAGTCGGTTATTCAGATCAGTCGGCCGTACAAGCTGGCCTCGCGCGAGTTTCGGCAGGCCGATACCATAGCTGCGATTCGCGACGTGCGAATCGGGGGCAGCCGGTGTGTTGTGATTGCCGGTCCATGCTCGGTGGAGTCGCACGAGCAGATATTCGGCGCAGCCGAGGCAGTGAAGGCTGCCGGCGCTGTTATGCTGCGCGGCGGCGCCTACAAGCCGCGCACCTCTCCGTATGCGTTTCAGGGTCTGGGTAAGGAGGGGTTGGAGTTGCTTCAGGCCGCCGGCGAGAGGTACGGCCTGGCAACCGTAACCGAGGTGATGTCTCCCGAAGACGTCGGCCTCGTGGCGGACCATGCCGATATGCTGCAAATCGGCGCTCGCAACATGCAGAACTATGCGCTGCTGGTCGCCGTCGGTAAGCGTGGGCATCCCACGCTGCTGAAGCGTGGGCCCAGCGCATCGCTCGACGAGTTCCTCCTGGCCGCCGAGTATCTGCTCCACCACGGCTGCACCAATGTGGTCCTATGCGAGCGAGGAATCCACCCGCTGGACCGAACACATACCCGCAACACGCTCGATCTGAACGCCGTACCGGTTCTGAAGCAGCTGACCCATCTGCCGGTACTCGTGGACCCGTCGCACGGCACTGGCATCAGCCGTCTGGTGTCGCCGATGGCACGGGCTGCGATCGCCGCCGGCGCCGACGGTCTGATCGTGGAAGTCCACCCGAGCCCGCGCGAGGCGCTGTCCGACGGAGCGCAGTCGCTTGCTCCTGCGCAGTTCAAGGAGCTGATGACACAGGTTGCACGCGTGGCGCAAGCCATCGACCGCAGCCTTTAG
- a CDS encoding extracellular solute-binding protein: protein MSKSRLIGVVAATATVFVAGCHSGGGSGSSSSAGGTTLHIAWAQWKPSDYLQTVANEYTKQTGVKVVVDQIPWSQYQDKITTAWSAHSSAYDLIVGDSQWLGLGATQGHYVDLTDWAKTHVDMAGMSPAALSKYGEYPPGSGKYYGMPCESDGIGFAYRKDLFENPAEKAAFLAKYHYPLAPPTTWAQFRDIAEFFTRPQQKLYGCSLFYSKEYDAVTMGFDQVLWCYGGHLKDANGVVQGVINSPTAVNALKFYAQDLKKFTPPGSSTYYFNEDLEAFASGQTAMVEDWFSFMPGFTDPNGKNKNYLSKTGYFISPAGPGGHYIQLGGQGLSISSYSNQIPEAEKFLEWFEKPEQQQKWAQLGGLTATLKVLNSPAFDTYAPYNKVFSESQKYFRDFYNNPAYAALLDSCQKHWNAVASGLETPQQSLDAVAQEHTQILKSAGLLK from the coding sequence TTGAGCAAATCGAGACTAATCGGCGTTGTTGCCGCGACGGCGACCGTGTTTGTCGCTGGCTGTCACTCCGGCGGCGGTTCGGGCAGTAGCAGCTCTGCCGGCGGTACTACCCTTCACATCGCCTGGGCACAGTGGAAGCCGTCGGACTACCTTCAGACTGTTGCGAACGAATACACCAAGCAGACCGGTGTGAAGGTGGTGGTCGACCAGATTCCGTGGTCTCAATACCAGGACAAGATCACCACGGCATGGTCGGCCCACAGTTCTGCATACGACCTGATCGTGGGTGACAGCCAGTGGCTGGGTCTTGGAGCGACGCAGGGCCATTACGTGGACCTGACCGATTGGGCAAAAACACATGTGGACATGGCCGGAATGTCTCCGGCTGCGTTAAGCAAGTACGGTGAGTACCCGCCGGGCAGCGGGAAGTATTACGGCATGCCGTGCGAGAGTGACGGCATTGGATTCGCCTACCGGAAGGACCTCTTCGAGAATCCAGCGGAGAAGGCGGCATTCCTGGCCAAATACCACTATCCTCTGGCGCCGCCTACAACCTGGGCGCAGTTCCGGGATATCGCCGAGTTCTTCACTCGGCCACAGCAGAAGTTGTACGGCTGCTCACTCTTTTACTCCAAGGAGTACGATGCGGTAACGATGGGTTTTGATCAGGTGCTTTGGTGCTATGGCGGCCACCTGAAAGATGCCAACGGGGTGGTGCAAGGAGTTATCAATTCGCCGACGGCCGTGAACGCACTCAAGTTCTATGCGCAGGATCTCAAGAAGTTCACTCCGCCCGGCTCATCCACCTACTACTTTAACGAAGATCTTGAGGCATTTGCCAGTGGCCAGACTGCTATGGTCGAAGACTGGTTTTCATTCATGCCGGGCTTTACCGATCCGAACGGCAAAAACAAGAACTACCTGAGCAAAACCGGCTACTTTATCTCCCCGGCAGGGCCGGGCGGCCACTACATTCAGCTTGGCGGCCAGGGCCTCTCAATCTCCTCGTACTCCAATCAAATCCCGGAGGCCGAGAAGTTCCTGGAGTGGTTCGAAAAACCGGAGCAGCAGCAGAAATGGGCGCAGCTGGGCGGCCTGACGGCAACGCTGAAGGTGCTGAACTCACCGGCTTTCGATACCTACGCGCCGTATAACAAGGTCTTCTCCGAAAGTCAGAAGTACTTCCGCGACTTCTACAACAATCCTGCGTACGCTGCTCTGTTGGATAGCTGCCAGAAGCACTGGAACGCAGTGGCATCCGGACTCGAAACGCCGCAGCAATCGCTGGATGCAGTGGCTCAGGAACACACGCAGATACTAAAGAGCGCGGGTCTGTTGAAATAG
- a CDS encoding carbohydrate ABC transporter permease, with amino-acid sequence MLVLGGGRWLVQNAAVAGWCTGAVASVVALVWVGQLLLARAPALVRSVVLNTLLLGALAAFLLPIYWITVTSLKPPVLIDSLTPRFIFHPTLVNYGSLLFHHLNDDPSARITGLSAFPVKLFNSLLIGLAATALALLLGTTAAYSLARFRIKGKSDALFFILSTRMLPPIVVVIPIFLMYRFLGLLDTRLGLVILYTMTNVSFAAYLMKGFFDDIPHEYDDAALLDGCSRLQAFRRVSLPQATTGMAATAVFCFITAWNEFAFAQLLATGEPLTAPPYIVSRTGSGGIDWGPIAAGALIFLIPAALFTFLMRRHLLRGVTFGAIKR; translated from the coding sequence ATGCTTGTTCTGGGTGGTGGCCGGTGGCTTGTGCAGAACGCTGCGGTCGCTGGTTGGTGCACCGGCGCCGTAGCATCGGTTGTCGCGCTGGTGTGGGTCGGTCAGTTGCTGCTGGCGCGCGCGCCAGCTTTGGTCCGCTCCGTGGTCCTCAACACACTGCTTCTTGGCGCCCTGGCGGCTTTTCTACTGCCGATCTACTGGATCACGGTCACCAGTTTGAAACCGCCGGTGCTGATCGACAGCCTGACGCCACGCTTCATCTTCCATCCGACACTGGTCAACTACGGTTCACTGCTGTTTCACCACCTCAACGACGACCCGTCGGCAAGAATCACAGGACTTTCGGCATTCCCAGTAAAGCTGTTCAACAGCCTGCTGATCGGTTTGGCTGCGACGGCGCTGGCCCTGCTTCTGGGCACTACCGCAGCCTATTCTCTGGCACGATTTCGGATCAAGGGAAAGTCAGACGCGCTGTTCTTCATCCTGAGCACGCGTATGCTGCCGCCCATCGTGGTCGTGATACCCATTTTTTTGATGTACCGATTTCTCGGACTGCTGGATACGCGCCTGGGGCTCGTTATTCTGTACACGATGACCAACGTATCGTTTGCGGCATACCTGATGAAGGGCTTTTTCGACGACATTCCGCACGAGTATGACGACGCTGCCCTTCTGGACGGCTGCTCGCGCCTTCAGGCATTCCGACGGGTCTCACTGCCTCAGGCAACGACGGGGATGGCGGCAACAGCGGTCTTCTGCTTTATCACGGCATGGAACGAGTTTGCGTTCGCGCAGCTTCTGGCGACCGGCGAGCCGCTCACCGCCCCACCCTATATCGTCTCGCGCACCGGCTCTGGCGGTATCGATTGGGGACCAATCGCGGCAGGCGCGCTGATCTTTCTGATACCGGCCGCCCTGTTTACCTTTCTCATGCGTCGCCACCTGCTGCGCGGCGTAACTTTTGGTGCAATAAAGCGGTAA
- a CDS encoding ABC transporter ATP-binding protein encodes MARVQVIDLVKRFDANVAVNQISLDIADGAFMVFLGPSGCGKTTTLRCIAGLEQPQSGSIRIDGHDVTRLPPSARDIAMVFQQYAIYPHMTVRQNLEFPLRAAHMPRSTVDERVIETATMLHIEKLLERRPGKLSGGEMQRVAIGRAMVRRPQVFLMDEPLSNLDAKLRAEMRSEIKRLQNDQRATTVYVTHDQLEAMSMADQIAVMYGGILQQVGSPADVYDRPANLFVAGFIGSPAMNFLPCRLRTASHVFAVEGASEVPIQSPAVPRFERATDSGSYVLGIRPEDIALSVEPKPEFTEAEVYVVEPLGSENIVNVVIGGKIVKVRTAPTFTARPKERLYVRFEHTRCHLFDMETTEAVSR; translated from the coding sequence ATGGCAAGAGTTCAAGTAATCGACCTGGTGAAGCGGTTCGATGCCAATGTGGCTGTGAACCAGATATCGCTTGATATCGCAGATGGCGCTTTCATGGTGTTCCTTGGCCCATCGGGCTGTGGCAAAACCACCACGCTGCGCTGCATTGCCGGCCTGGAGCAGCCACAATCCGGCTCGATACGGATTGACGGCCACGATGTGACACGGCTGCCGCCTTCAGCGCGCGACATCGCCATGGTGTTTCAACAGTACGCCATCTACCCGCACATGACGGTAAGGCAGAACCTGGAGTTTCCCCTTCGCGCAGCCCACATGCCGCGTTCCACAGTGGACGAACGTGTGATCGAGACGGCAACGATGCTCCACATTGAGAAGCTGCTGGAGCGGCGCCCCGGCAAGCTCTCTGGAGGCGAGATGCAGCGCGTCGCGATTGGTAGGGCTATGGTCCGGCGGCCGCAGGTGTTCCTTATGGATGAGCCGCTCTCAAACCTGGACGCCAAACTGCGCGCCGAGATGCGGAGCGAGATCAAGCGGCTGCAAAACGACCAACGAGCGACCACCGTGTATGTGACGCACGATCAGCTTGAGGCCATGAGCATGGCCGATCAGATTGCTGTAATGTACGGCGGCATCCTGCAGCAGGTGGGTAGCCCCGCGGACGTGTACGACCGGCCGGCTAATCTGTTTGTGGCGGGATTCATCGGCTCACCCGCCATGAACTTCCTGCCATGCCGGCTCCGAACTGCCTCCCACGTGTTCGCCGTTGAGGGCGCTTCGGAAGTACCCATCCAGTCGCCGGCGGTTCCCCGCTTTGAGCGGGCAACGGACTCCGGATCCTACGTACTTGGCATCCGCCCTGAGGATATTGCCCTCAGCGTGGAGCCAAAGCCCGAGTTTACGGAGGCGGAGGTCTACGTGGTTGAGCCTCTTGGTTCCGAGAATATTGTGAACGTGGTGATAGGCGGAAAGATCGTCAAGGTGCGGACTGCGCCAACCTTCACCGCTCGACCAAAAGAGCGACTGTACGTGCGGTTTGAGCACACGCGATGCCATCTTTTTGATATGGAGACCACAGAGGCGGTGAGCCGCTGA
- a CDS encoding phytanoyl-CoA dioxygenase family protein has translation MAIAAESDGCLEGRVADAEQIAAWVEQFHRDGYLFLQNVLLPETVRVLKEDLDAALAEREDNGSGVIDIHCRMFEISAANVRLFAMEPIVSFAEALIATTTHVVHNNSFRTPVGKGITTWHQDDPPHFLVTDGKPPTNVRLPVLLFTANYYLTDVFTVENGPTQVIPGSHLFGASPSGDMSGTEYEPRIESCLGGAGSVVMFNNQVWHRGAPNLSTVPRYMTQVSYARRLVGHKYAPFMNYMMPEHCFQGADDRLKRLLGFLPSGAYG, from the coding sequence ATGGCAATCGCCGCTGAATCGGATGGCTGCCTGGAAGGACGTGTTGCCGACGCCGAACAGATCGCGGCCTGGGTTGAGCAGTTTCACCGGGACGGCTATCTCTTTTTGCAGAACGTTCTGCTACCGGAAACCGTTCGCGTGTTGAAGGAGGATCTGGACGCCGCCCTCGCGGAGCGCGAGGATAACGGCAGTGGCGTTATCGACATTCACTGCCGTATGTTTGAAATCAGTGCGGCCAATGTACGGCTGTTTGCCATGGAGCCGATCGTGTCATTCGCTGAGGCCCTCATCGCGACAACCACGCACGTAGTACACAACAACTCGTTTCGCACGCCGGTTGGAAAGGGCATAACAACCTGGCACCAGGATGACCCGCCGCACTTTCTGGTTACCGACGGCAAGCCGCCGACGAATGTACGCCTGCCTGTCTTGCTGTTTACAGCCAACTACTACCTGACCGACGTATTTACCGTGGAGAACGGTCCTACGCAGGTGATACCGGGTTCGCATCTGTTCGGCGCTTCGCCGAGCGGCGATATGAGCGGGACTGAGTACGAGCCCCGAATTGAATCCTGCCTTGGCGGCGCCGGCAGCGTGGTCATGTTCAACAATCAGGTGTGGCATCGTGGTGCGCCAAATCTCAGCACCGTTCCTCGCTACATGACGCAGGTTTCGTATGCACGCCGGCTGGTTGGTCACAAGTATGCGCCGTTTATGAACTACATGATGCCCGAGCACTGCTTCCAGGGCGCAGACGATCGCCTGAAGCGGCTGTTGGGCTTTTTGCCAAGCGGGGCTTACGGGTAA